CGTGGTGTGCGTGGGCGGCGGCGGCCTGCTGGGAGGGTGCGCGTCGCTGGTGCGACACGACGCGCCACACGTGCGCATCGTGGGCGCGCAGAGCGATCAGACGGCGGCCATGGCCCGCTCCATCGCGGCCGACCGTGTGGTGGAGATTCCCGTGACGCCCACGCTGGCCGATGGGCTTGCCGGCCAGATCGACGAGGCCGCGCTCGACATCGGCCGCCACGCGCTGGACGACATCGTGCTGCTCACCGAAGACGAGATCGCCCGCGCCATGGCCTGGCTGTACCGCGAGCACGGCGTGAAGGCCGAGGGCGCGGGCGCCGTGGCCACGGGCGCGGTGCTGTTCGGGAAGACGCCGATCGGGTTTCCCGCGGGCGTGATCGTGAGCGGGGGCAATGTGGACGATGCGAGGGTGAGATCCGTGCTTGACCGATAGTAGGGTGGTAGGACGGTAGGACCGTAGTTGGTAAACGGCGTTTGGCAGTCATCGGTCCTACCCCCCTACCGTCCTACCGTCCTACCGTATATTCCCCCGCCATGTCTCTCGCCCTCCACCTTCTCGGCACTTCCGCGTCCCGCCCCACGGTGGAGCGCAACGTCGCGTCCGTGGCGCTGGTGCGCGAGGGCGAGACGATCATGTTCGACTGCGGCGAGGGCACGCAGCGGCAGATGATGCGCTACGGCGTGAGTTTCGCGCTGCAGGACATCTACTTCACGCACTTCCACTCCGACCACGTGATCGGCGTGATCGGCCTGATGCGCACGATGGCGCTGCAGGGCCGCACCGAGCCGATGCGGCTGATCGGTCCCAAGGGCGGGGGCAAGCACCTGAAACGCGCCAAGGAATTCGGCGTGGACCGGGTCACCTTCCCGGTGGAGATCATCGAGCTCGACGCGGGCCAGCGCGTGGAATACGGGGAGTTCTCGATCGTCCCCTTTTCCGTGGATCACGGGCCGTCGCTCTCGATGGGCTACGCGCTGGTGGAGCCGGCGCGGAAGGGCCGCTTCAACCCCGATCACGCCCGCGCGCTGGGCATTCCCGAGGGACCGCTCTGGGGACAGATCCACCGCGGGCTGGCGGTCACGCTCCCCGACGGCCGCGTGGTGGAGCCCGCCGAACTGGTGGGGCCGCCCCGCTCAGGTCGCACCGTGGTCATCACCGGCGATACGCGCCCCTGCGACGCCACGGTGGAGATGGCGCGCGACGCGGACCTGCTGCTGCACGAAGCCACGTTCGCCGACGAGGAGGCCGAGCGTGCGCGGGAGACCGGCCATTCCACGGCGCGCGAGGCGGCGGGGGTGGCGGCGCGCGCCGGCGTGCGCAAGCTCGTGCTCACGCACTTCTCGGCGCGCTATTCGCACGACCCGTCGGAGCTGGGGCGCGAAGCGAGGGAGCTGTTCAGCGACGTGGTGATCGGCCGCGACGGGATGATGATCGACGTCCCGTACCGCGACGCGGACGCCGGCTCAGTCGCGCCCGGTGTGTGAGGAGTTGGAGCGCCATGCGTTGGGCACGGGGTCGGGACGGTACACCGGCATCGACCGGCGGAACAACCGGGTGAGCGACTCCTGATCGAGCGACTGCTCCACGAGCTGCGGATCGAGACGCGACGTGACGCTGCGCGCTTCGGGTCCGTGGCTGATGTACCAGTTGTAGCGATCCAGCCGAGAGTGCTGCGCGTCGGGATGACGAAACAGCACGACGGCATTGCTGGACGCAGGATTGGTCACGTGCACGGTGTAGTCGACGCCGTCAGGCGAACGATAGATGAGCATGGTGATGCGATGGTCGAGGGTGGCGCGCCGCGGGGTCAACCCACGGGCGACGGCGAGAGGGGCTGGCGACCGCCGTAGCCGGCATCCGCCTCGTGCCAGAACTGGACTTCGGGCTCGCCCTGGCGCCAGCACAGCAGAATGCGGCGGCCGTCGAGTTCGCTGGGAAAGTCCACGAGGCCGAGCCGCGGATCCTTGAGCTCGATGCCGAGCGCTTCGAGTTCACGCTGGAAGCCGGCGATCTCGCGCGCCAACGCCTGCACCTCGCGCTCCAGCGGCAGCGGCGCGGGGTGTTGGCCCTCTGCCTGCGCGCTCGACGACGCGAGATCCAGTTCCAGGATCTTCTCCCGCCAGGCCGCGTGCTGCCGCACCACATCGGTCACGATCTTGCGAACGAGCGGGAGCGTGGCATTGGCCTGGTCGACCGTGAATAGCTTCATGCTTGATAATAGCCGAATTCGACGGCGCGCCACAACGAGGTCAGCGGTCTCCCTACGCCTCGTCGTGCAATCGCCGCTCGGACTCGCGCTCCTCCAGCCGCAGCCGGCGGCGCTGTTCCGCGGCTTCGTAGCGGCGGAGCTCGGCGGGCGTTTCGGGCTGGAGGGCCGGGATCTCCACCGGGCGTCCGTTGCGGTCCACCGCCACGAAGGTCAGGTAGCACGAATTGGTGTGGCGCCGCCGGCCCGTGAGCAGGTCCTCAGCCTCCACGCGCACCCCCACTTCGAGCGACGTGCGCCCCACGTAGTTCACGCTGGCCTTCATCACGAGCAGGTCGCCCAGGTGGATCGGCTCCCGGAAGTCCACGCGGTCGATGGACGCCGTGACCACGGGCATGCGGCAGTGCCGGAACGCGGCGATCGCGGCCGTCTTGTCCATCATCGACAGCACGACGCCGCCGAACACGTGGCCCATGTTGTTCGCGTCCTGCGGCATCATGAGTTGCGACGACTCGTGCTGGCTCTCCTTCACGGTCCTGGTCAGGCGATGGCTGCTCATGGCGACGAGGCGCGCCGGCGCGCCGGGCGCCGAGCGACGGGCAGGGGTGAGGAGCGGACGTTCGCCGCGGCGCGGAACAGCGCCCGGCCCGCGGGAAGGCGAACGCTGGCCACGCGCGCGTTGTCGTCGTAGAGCACGGCGTCGTCGAACGCGTGGAGCAGTGCGCGGCGCGTGGTGGTGTCCACGCGCGGCTGGTCGAGCCAGAACACGTGGTGCACGGGTATCTGCACCTGTCCCACGCGCCAGACGCGCCGCGCCGAGTCCACGAGGGCCACGTCCATCACGTCGTCGGCGCCGGCCGTGGCGCGCAGCGTGTACCCCGGGCGGGTCCATTCCGCGGTGCCGCCGCGCACGGTGGTGGGCAGCGTGGGCCGCACGCCGGCCCACCACGCCTCGGAGTCCAGCGGAATGGGCGGCAACGGTAGCGCGCCGTTGCCGTCGCGGCGGCCGGCAATGCGGCCGGCAAACGAGACGGCCGGGCGTCCGCGCACGTCGGTGAGCGAATAGCTGCCGGCGTCGAACGCCACCTCGGCCAGTATCAGCCGGACCACGTCGGGCAGTTCGCGCTCGTTGGCGCGCGCCGAGTCCAGCGTGGCGGCATATGCGCGGCGGGCCTGCGCGAGCACGCGATCGCCCGCCGCCGGTCCCACCAGGCTCGCCACCGGCACGGGATGGCCCACGCGCAGGTCCACGAGGGCGCGCCACGTGGTGTGCCATCCCGGCTCCGGCCGGCGCCTGGTGTCGGCGTGGTATTCGAGCGAGAGGAACGGCCCGTGGAGGTCGAGCAGCGTGACGTCGGAGGTGGCGACGAGCGACGGGCGATCGCGGCCCGGCTCGTCGGGATCGAGCGGCGTGTCGTCGGGGTGCGCGGCGGCGTAGCCGTGGGCGATGCGGTCCACCAGCGTGTCGGTGAACACGACCGTGGAGTCATCGGTGATCAGGTCGCGCGAATACACCAGCTGCCCGATGATCAGGGCATCGTCGTACGAGTGATCGTCATCGGCCACGTACACTTCGTGGAAGCGCCCGCCGTACCGCGCCAGGACGATGGACGACCCGCGCATGCGGACGCCGTCCGGGCCGGCGGTCACCCAGTAGGTGGAGTCGCCCGAGACGAGCAGGAAGTCGGCCCGGGGCGGCCCGCCGGCCGGCGGCGCCGCGCAGGCGGCGGCGAGCAGCACGGCGAGGGTGACGAGGCGGCGGGGCATGGATAAAGATATAGGCCAGGGGACTTGGTCATCCCCTGCGCAGTGCCGCCACCACCCGTTCGACGTCCGATTCGGTGGTGTAGCAACTGGCCCCGAGCCGCACCACGCCGTCCGGCGCCTGGCCCAGCCGTTCGATCACCGTGGACGCATAGAAATCCCCGTTCGAGGCGAACAGCCCCTGGCTGGCCAGGCAGTGCGCGACGTCGGTGGTGGCGCGCCCATGCACCACGAACGACAGCGTGGGCGTGCGCGGTTGGCCGGGCCGCGGCCCGAACAGGGTGAGCCCCGGGATCGTTTCCAGTGCCGTCCAGAGTTGGGCCAACAGCGCCTCGCCGCGCGCATGCAACTCGGCGTAGGCCGCGGCGAGCGCGCCGCGACGCCCGCCCGGGGTGCCGGGCGCGGCGAGGCCGGCCAGGAAATCCACGGCCGCCGCGGCGCCCACGATCCCTTCGTGATTCTGCGTTCCAGTCTCCAGCCGCTCCGGCGATTCCTGCGGCGCCGGATCGAGCCGCGGCACGTCGGCGCGCTCGATGAGTTCGCGCCGGCCCCACAGGATTCCGATATGCGGTCCGTAGAACTTGTACGCCGAACACGCCAGGAAATCACAGCCGATGGCCTGCACGTCCACCAGCCGGTGCGGCGCGTAGTGCACGGCGTCCACGAACACGAGGGCTCCGTGGGCATGGGCCAGGGCCGTGGCGGCGCGCACGTCGCTGATCGTCCCCAGGGCGTTGGACGCGGCGCCGATCGCGAGCAGCCGAGTGCGCGGGCCGATGACCCGCTCCAGATCGTTCCAGTCGAGCGTGCCGGTGTCCGGTTGCATGCGCACGGTGCGGACGGTCACGCCGCGGTCCACGGCCAGGGCCCGCCAGGGCGCCACGTTGGCGTGGTGGTCCAGTTCCGTCACCACCACCTCGTCGCCCGGCCCCCAGGCGCGGCCGAGCCCGCGCGCCAGATGGAAGGTGAGCGAGGTCATGTTCTGTCCGAACGCGATCTCGTCGGGGCGGCCGTTCACGAAGTCAGCCAGCGCGGCGCGGGCTCCCGCGATGAGCGCGTCGGTCTCCTGGCTCGTGGGGTACGCCCAGTGCGTGTTGGCGTTGTGGTGCAGCAGGTAGTCGCCCACGGCGTCCACCACGCGCTGCGGCACCTGGGTGCCGCCCGGTCCGTCGAAATACGCCACCGCATGGCCGCGGTACTGGCGGGCGAGGGCGGGAAAGCGCGAGCGGATCTCGTCCACGCTCGCCACGGGAAGTGCCTGGAGTGTCTGTGTCATCGGTCGCTATGGTTCACCGGATCTCGGTATTCGCCAGCCGTTCGATCACCTTCACCGCCTCGACGTGATCGGCTTCCTCGCCCAGTTCCATGTGCGCCATGCGGAACAGCTCGGCGGTGAGCTGCAGGATGGGCGAGGGGACCTTCTGCTCGCGCGCCACGCCGGCGGCGATGCCCACGTCCTTGTCGAGCAGCGCCAGGCGGAAGGTGCGCGGGAACGCGCGGGAGAGCACGCGTTCGGGAAACAGATTCATGGACGTGTTCGACCGGCCGCTCGAGGCGTTGATCACTTCGAGGGCGACGGCCGGATCCACGCCGGCGCGCGCCAGCGCGGCCAGGCATTCCCCGGTGGACCACACGTGGATGGCGAGCATGGCATTGTTCATGGCCTTCACGGCGTCGCCGGCGCCGATGGCGCCGCAGTGCACGATCTTCTGTCCGAAGGCCGCGAGCACGGGGCGCGCCCGCTCGAGCGCGGCGGCGTCGCCCCCCACCATCACCGTGAGGGCGCCCTTCTCGGCGCCGCTCACGCCGCCGCTCACCGGCGCATCGAGGTAGGCCACGTCGTGGCCGGCCAGCCGCTCGGCGATGCGGGCCGACGTGGCCGGATCGCCCGAGGTGCAGTCCACGAACAGGGTGCCGCGCGCGATGCCGGCCAGGATGCCGTCCGCGCCGTCCAGCAGCGACGCCACGTTCTGCGAGGTGGACAGACAGGCCACGACCACGTCGGCGCCGCGCACCGCGTCGGCGGGCGACGAGGCCGCGCGGGCCGCGGTGGTGGCCGCGAACTCGCGCGACCGCTCGCCGTTGCGGTTCCAGACGGTGAGATCGAAACCGGCATTCGCGACGCAGCGCGCCATGGGGCGGCCGATGGCGCCGAGTCCGAGAAAGGCAACGTTGGTCATTCGGGAGGGGTGGAGGCGAAGGGAAGTTCGCGGGCGCGGGCGGGCGCGTCAACGGACCGTGCCGGCGTATATGTTGTGGGCGATGATCACGCGCCTCGCCATCCCCGGCATGATGAGCACCCACTGCGTGACGGCGGTGTTCACCGCGCTCACCGCGGTGGAGGGAATCGCGCGGGCGGACGTCGTGATTGGCCGGGCGACGATCGAGCACGACGGGCGGGCCACGGCGGGCGCGCTGCGGGCCGCGATCGCGGTGGCGGGCTACGAGGTGGCGGAGATCGTGGAGGAGCGGCGGCGGTTGGTCTGAAAAAGGTGCGGGGGGTGCGCCCCCTTCCCGGTGCGCCCCCCCGCCGATCTTTTCCCCCGTATTTCCCTGAACCTCCTGGGCGGGTGCCACTCTGCCGTTGCCCGCAGCGGTTCATGGAGTAGAACCCCTCGACCGGAAATACGTTCCCGCGGGCGTGCCGCCGGGCCCCCGCGGGTGGGCGGGCGCGGCTTGTCGCGCTCACCGCGCGGACCTAACTTCACGCGCCTTTCACCTGGATCCTCTCGCGCGAATGCCCCCCGAACGCGTGACTGCAGCGGCGTCCCCCAACACGCGGTCGAGCACGTGGCGCGCCACGGGGCTCATCGTGGTCAGTGCCTCCGGGTTCGGCGCGATCCCGATCCTCACCACGATCGCCACCCGGTCGGGTGGGTCGCTGCTGAACATCCTGTCGTGGCGCTACCTGATGGGCACCGTCCTGCTCGCACTCCTCGCGGGCACCACGGCGTCGCTGCGGGCGCCGCTCCGGCGCCTCGCGCCGGTGTTCGTGTTCGCCGGCGGCGCCCAGGCGTTGATCGCCTTTGTCAGCCTGTCGGCGCTCGCCTACCTCCCGGCGGCGTCGCTCAGCTTTCTGTTCTATACGTATCCGGCATGGGTGGCGGTGCTCGCCACCGTCCGCGGCACCGAGCGGCTCACCGGCCCGAGGGCGGCCGCTCTGGGCCTCGCCCTCGCCGGCATCTGGGTCATGGTCGGTGGCCCACGCGTGGGATCGCTGCCCCCGGTGGGCGTGGCCCTGGCCCTGGTGTCGGCCATGGCCTACGCGCTGTACATCCCGATGATCGGCCACTACCAGGAGCAGATGTCCGAATCGATCGCGGCCGTGTACTCGGCGCTCGGCGCCGGCGTGATCCTGCTGGCGATCGACGTGCTCACCCACCGCGCCACGCTGGCCCTCCATCCACAAACCTGGATGGCCATCGGAGCGATGGCACTCTGGTCCACGGCCATCGCGTTCATCGCGTTCCTGCGCGGATTGCGCGTGCTCGGCCCGGTGCGCACCGCCATCGTCTCCACCGTGGAGCCATTCTGGACCGCGCTCCTCGGCACCTGGGTGCTGCGGCAGCCGCTCACGCCCACCACCCTCGGCGGGGGCGTGCTCATCGCCGCAGCGGTGATCCTGCTGCAGTGGCGGCGGGCGGCGGAATAGCGCCGCGCCGGCCCTACCCATCCCTCGGCGCGCCGATGCTAGATTTCGCCACGACGCAACCGGAGCACCCGATGGAACAGGTGACATTCAAAATCGAAGGGATGACGTGCCATCACTGCGTGCACGCGGTGACCAGCCGTCTGGCCAAGACGCCCGGCGTGAAAGTCGAGGACGTGAAGATCGGCTCGGCCACGGTCCTGCGCGATCCCGCGCTGGCGACGATCGATCAGATCGAAGAGGCGATCGCGGACGAGGGGTATACCGCGTCCGTCAGGTAGGGACGCTGGACGGGGCTGGGGCGGAGCCGCGGTCGCGGATCGCCCTCAGTCGCCCCAGGCGCTGATCACCCCGTCTTCCAGCCACGCGTAGTCCCCCGCCAGGACCTCCTGGCTCACCCGGTAGATCGCGGCATCGTTCGGCCCCGAGAACCGGCGAAAGGTCTCGTCCACGCGCAGGCTGGCTTCGGCGCAGAACAGATCGGCCAGCGCCACGGCGCCGGGATTGCCGCGCCGCGCGTCGTCGTTGGCGCGGACGCACGCCGCCGCCATGGCGAACAGTTCGGCGCCGATGTCCACGCCGCGGAAGAGCAGTGCCTGCTTCCGCTCCAGCCGGGGGCCGTACCGCACCATCGCGTGGAAGAGCGCGCGGGCCAGCTTGCGGGCGCGGCGCTCCACGAACCGCAGGTGCACGCCCAGCGTGCCGAACTCCCCGTAGCCCTTGAGCCCGGGCAGCCAGAGCCCCGGATACCAGAGCGCGTAGAACGGCGCCGCGCGCAACGCCGCCTTCACGCGCTGTCCGGGCGTGGAGCCGGGACCCACGATCGGAAACGCCAGCTTGAAGTGGTGGTCCACCGCTTCGCGGGCGATGAACAGCCGCATGATCTCCGACGAGCCTTCGAAGATCAGATTGATCCGTGAGTCGCGCAGGGCCCGCTCCACCGGCACCGGCCGCTCCCCGCGGCCGCGCAGCGAGTCGGCCGTCTCGTAGCCGCGTCCGCCGCGGATCTGGAGCGCGTCGTCCACGATCTGCCACGCGGCTTCGGTGTTGTACAGCTTCGCGATCGCCGCCTCGAGGCGAATGTCGTACCCGCCCCGCTCGGCCACCGCCACGGTGAGTCGCGAGACGGCGTCCATGGCGAAGGTGTTGGCCGCCATCATCCCGATCTTCTGCGCCACCGCCTCGTGGCGGCCCACCGGCTGGCCCCACTGCACGCGCTCCATCGCCCACCGGCGCGACACCTCGAGCATGGTCTTGCTCCCGCCCACCGTGCTCGCCGGCAGCGTCAGGCGCCCCGTGTTGAGCGTGACCAGCGCCAACTTGAGGCCGCGTCCCTCGGCCCAGAGGATGTTCCGCCTGGGCACCTGCACGTTGGTGAACCGGATGAGCCCGTTCTCGATGGCCTTGAGCCCCATGAACCGGCACCGATGCACCACCTCCACGCCCGGCCAGCTCGCTTCGACGATGAACGCCGTGATCTGACGCCGCGGCTTGCCGTTGACGAGCTTGTCCGGCGTGCGCGCCATCACCACGAACAGTTCGGCGCGCGTGCCGTTGGTGCACCAGAGCTTCTCGCCGTTCAGCACCCAGTGCGAGCCGTCGGCGCTGGGTTCCGCATGCGACGCCAGGTTGGCGGGGTCGGAGCCCACGTCCACCTCGGTGAGCGCGAACGCCGAGATGGCCCCCTTGGCCAGGCGCGGGAAGTACTCGCGCTTCTGTTCGTCGGTCCCGAACAGCTCGAGCGGCTGCGGCAGTCCGATGGACTGGTGCGCCGACAGCAGCGCGGCCAGCGAGCCATCCTTGGACGTCACCATCGCGATCGCCTGCACGTAGCTGGAGTAGTGCAGGCCGAGTCCGCCGTACTCGGTGGGAATCTTGATGCCGAACGCGCCCATGGCGCGCAGCTCCTCCACGTACGCTTCGGGCACCTCGCCCGTGCGGTCGATCATGTCGGAGTCCACGCGCTCGAGGAACGCGCGCAGTTGGGCGAGGAACGGCGCGGCGCGCGCGTCCTCGTCGGGGTCGGGCGCCGGATACGGATGGATCAGGTGGAGCGGGAATCGTCCCAGGAACAGCTCGCGCACGAGACTCGGTCCCGACCACTCACTCTCGCGCGCGGCTTCGGCAACGTCGCGCGCCTCCTGCTCGCTGGCGGGGGACTGCGGCGCCTGGGCCATGTCACGCTCCGGGAAGACGGGACCCCTCGCGCGCCGCCTGGCGCGCCTCTCGGTCCTTGAGGATCACGAACGTCGCGCCGCCCACGGCGATCAGCGCGAACGCGAACCATTGGATGGCGTAGCTGCGGTGCGGGCCTTCGTCGAGCGGCGGGGGGTCGATGCGCATCGGCACGCCGGAGATCACGGAGTCCTTGCCCAGCGCCACCACGTACGCATCGGCCACCGGATACGGCAGCGCGGCCGCCACGGCCGGATAGTTCACCGTGCGGAGATGCCACGGCTCCGGCGGCGGCTTGACCGGCGTCTGGAACTCCTCCACGTACCCCTCGAACGTGCTGTCGGGCGCCTGCCATCGGAACGGTTCTATCGTGGACGCATCGGGCGCGTACACCCAACCGCGGTTCACCAGAACCGCCGTGTCGTGACCGGCCACGCGGATGGGCGTGAACACGTACACGCCGGGCGACCCGTCGCGCGACCGGTCCACCATGTAGAACTCGTGCGCGAAGTCGGGCGTGCCGGTGACCGTGACGCGCCGGAAGTGCGTGCGCGCGCTGTCGCGGGGCAGCGCGAAGAACGGCACCGGCGTGGAGTCGATGCGCGATTCGATATACGCGTTGAGCGCGCGACGCTCATGGAGGCGGCTCAGCTGCCAGAATCCGAGCCGCGTGAACAGGGCTGCCGCCGCGGCGGCGAACAGCGCGAAGACGAAGAGGCGCCGAGACATGGGGACAAAGGTAGCGGGAATGGCCGACGCGGACGTCGGTGGGGGACGCCGCGCGCGGCCGGTCAGAACAGCGACATCTGTTCGCCGATCAGCGCCGGATCCACCGGGTGCTGATGCAGCAGGCGTTGCAGTTCGCGGGCCGAGGCGGGGCTGTGCCCGGAGAAGTGATTGTTGAAGTAGCCGTACACCGTGCGTCCGTCCTTCTCCAGCCGGGCCAGCACGCCGGCCCAGGCCTCCAGATCGCGCGTGCGGTCCATCTGGACGCGCGAGAAGTCCACGATCTCCCGGTTCCCCAGCCAGCGCACATAGACGAAGTCGGCGGTGAGGCGCTCGGCGAGGGCGAACACCTGCTTGCGCGGAATCCACTTGCCCTCGATGAGCGCCAGCGCCACGCCGTGCTCGGCGAGCAGCGCCAGGACGCCATCGTAGATCCATCCCTTGTGGCGGAACTCCACGGCGCAACGGACGTCGCTGGGCAGCGTGGGCAGGAAATCGGCCAGCGCCGGCAGCTCGGTGGGCGTGAAGTCGGGCGGGAACTGCAGCAGCACGGGGCCGAGCCGGTCGCCCAACTCGCGGGCCCGATCGAAGAACTCGGCCGCCACCAGGCCGGCGTCGCGCAGCCGCCGCTCGTGCGTGACTTCCTGCGGCATCTTGAGGGCAAATCGAAAATGCGGCGGCGTGCGGTCGGCCCAGGCGCGCACCGTCTTCGCCGACGGCACCGCATAGAACGTGGAGTCCACCTCCACGGTGTCGAACGCGCGGGCGTACACGCCCAGGAAGTCCGCCGCCCGCGTGCGCGGCGGATAGAACGGACCCACCCACGCGTCGTAGTTCCACCCCTGGGTGCCGATATGCACGATGCCCGCCATATCACCAATTGGCGCACGCCGAGCGAGCGCTGTCAAGCGCCGTCAGCGGTAGGTCTCGAAGAACCCGGTGCCGTCCCCCCGGATCACCTGTCCGTTCACGCGCCCCGTCAGGTGCATCGTGCCCTTCATCTGGATGAAGTAGGGCCGCGCGAGGGCGCGCGCCGCCAGGGCATCGCCGCGCTCGATGAGCGGGGTCCGGGTGTCGGTGCCGGTGGCGTCTTCCACGTCCAGCACCACGCGCAGCGTGTCGTCGCCGCGGATGTCCGCCATCTCGCCGCGCACCGGCACCTCCACGCGATGCCCGTTCACGACGATCGTCCGGCCGTCGGTATAGTGGATGTCCCGAGGGCGGAAGACGGCAAGGAAGCCGAGCGAGTCGGTGAGGTAGACGAAGAGGGGACGTAGGACCGTAGGGCGGGAGGGAGGTTGGACGGCCACGGCGTTGCGCAGTTCATCCGTCCTCCCCCCCTTCTGTCCTACCGTCCTACCAGCACCATCCACGCGTCCGTACAACACGCCGTACTCCCCCGCCCGGCCCGCGCCCCACTCCCACGTCACCCCGCGCCACACCCCCCAGTTGTGATCGTGGTACGAGGGCGCGGCGTCGTAGCGCTCGCAGCGTGCGGCCACGCAGATCGATCCGCTGGCGTCGGCGCGGAGCGCCGGCACCACGTAGCCCGACACCAGCGGGCCGCTCTCCACGGCGGCACCCGGGAAGTACGCGCCCGCCGACGGCGCGACGACCAGATCCAGCGTGAGTGGCGCCCCGGTCGATTCCTCGCGCGCCACGGCGCGCAGCTTGTAGCGCCCGTCGGGCAGCAGCGTGACCGACGACTGGCCGATGCGCAGGTCGGCGTCGCGGGTGGAGAACCGCACGAGCGACGAGGGCACGGAGGCCACGAACCGGCGCGACGGCCGGTCGTGGGCGTGCAGCGTCACCAGCACCTGGCCGCCCCACCGCCCGTCGGGCACGGCGCCGGCCACGATGAACGAGATGAACGCCCACCGCTGCCGGTCGGGGGACACCACGTTGAAATAGTCCCACTCCGCCCACGAGGGATCGCCGGCCGCCGCCGGCGGCGGCCGATGGAAGTGATCGATCGCGTTGCGCAGTTCGAACGGCGTGGGATCGCGCCACCGGCGGTCGAGCGAATCGTCGCCCCACGCGCCCGCGGTGAGCGCGGCCCCCGCGCCCACCGCGGCGTTGCGCGACGGAATCTGTCCGCTCGCCAGCACCGGCACCTGCCGCCCGTCGGGCAGCGTGAGGTACGCCAGCTTGCCCACGATCTGCGGCGCCGCGGCGCGCACGTCGCCGGCCAGCCGCGGCGCGGCCAACAGCTGCCGGTACACGAACCCCGCGTGATCGATGGACAGGAACATCCCACCCA
This DNA window, taken from Gemmatimonadaceae bacterium, encodes the following:
- a CDS encoding pyridoxal-phosphate dependent enzyme yields the protein PDYDAAMDVAKQFGEAHGMAFINPCLGDMLLAGQGTVALEILQDLPDLRTLVVCVGGGGLLGGCASLVRHDAPHVRIVGAQSDQTAAMARSIAADRVVEIPVTPTLADGLAGQIDEAALDIGRHALDDIVLLTEDEIARAMAWLYREHGVKAEGAGAVATGAVLFGKTPIGFPAGVIVSGGNVDDARVRSVLDR
- the rnz gene encoding ribonuclease Z, with amino-acid sequence MSLALHLLGTSASRPTVERNVASVALVREGETIMFDCGEGTQRQMMRYGVSFALQDIYFTHFHSDHVIGVIGLMRTMALQGRTEPMRLIGPKGGGKHLKRAKEFGVDRVTFPVEIIELDAGQRVEYGEFSIVPFSVDHGPSLSMGYALVEPARKGRFNPDHARALGIPEGPLWGQIHRGLAVTLPDGRVVEPAELVGPPRSGRTVVITGDTRPCDATVEMARDADLLLHEATFADEEAERARETGHSTAREAAGVAARAGVRKLVLTHFSARYSHDPSELGREARELFSDVVIGRDGMMIDVPYRDADAGSVAPGV
- a CDS encoding DUF2203 domain-containing protein yields the protein MKLFTVDQANATLPLVRKIVTDVVRQHAAWREKILELDLASSSAQAEGQHPAPLPLEREVQALAREIAGFQRELEALGIELKDPRLGLVDFPSELDGRRILLCWRQGEPEVQFWHEADAGYGGRQPLSPSPVG
- a CDS encoding acyl-CoA thioesterase, yielding MSSHRLTRTVKESQHESSQLMMPQDANNMGHVFGGVVLSMMDKTAAIAAFRHCRMPVVTASIDRVDFREPIHLGDLLVMKASVNYVGRTSLEVGVRVEAEDLLTGRRRHTNSCYLTFVAVDRNGRPVEIPALQPETPAELRRYEAAEQRRRLRLEERESERRLHDEA
- a CDS encoding cysteine desulfurase-like protein, which encodes MTQTLQALPVASVDEIRSRFPALARQYRGHAVAYFDGPGGTQVPQRVVDAVGDYLLHHNANTHWAYPTSQETDALIAGARAALADFVNGRPDEIAFGQNMTSLTFHLARGLGRAWGPGDEVVVTELDHHANVAPWRALAVDRGVTVRTVRMQPDTGTLDWNDLERVIGPRTRLLAIGAASNALGTISDVRAATALAHAHGALVFVDAVHYAPHRLVDVQAIGCDFLACSAYKFYGPHIGILWGRRELIERADVPRLDPAPQESPERLETGTQNHEGIVGAAAAVDFLAGLAAPGTPGGRRGALAAAYAELHARGEALLAQLWTALETIPGLTLFGPRPGQPRTPTLSFVVHGRATTDVAHCLASQGLFASNGDFYASTVIERLGQAPDGVVRLGASCYTTESDVERVVAALRRG
- a CDS encoding NAD(P)-dependent oxidoreductase, whose protein sequence is MTNVAFLGLGAIGRPMARCVANAGFDLTVWNRNGERSREFAATTAARAASSPADAVRGADVVVACLSTSQNVASLLDGADGILAGIARGTLFVDCTSGDPATSARIAERLAGHDVAYLDAPVSGGVSGAEKGALTVMVGGDAAALERARPVLAAFGQKIVHCGAIGAGDAVKAMNNAMLAIHVWSTGECLAALARAGVDPAVALEVINASSGRSNTSMNLFPERVLSRAFPRTFRLALLDKDVGIAAGVAREQKVPSPILQLTAELFRMAHMELGEEADHVEAVKVIERLANTEIR
- a CDS encoding heavy metal-associated domain-containing protein yields the protein MITRLAIPGMMSTHCVTAVFTALTAVEGIARADVVIGRATIEHDGRATAGALRAAIAVAGYEVAEIVEERRRLV
- a CDS encoding DMT family transporter translates to MPPERVTAAASPNTRSSTWRATGLIVVSASGFGAIPILTTIATRSGGSLLNILSWRYLMGTVLLALLAGTTASLRAPLRRLAPVFVFAGGAQALIAFVSLSALAYLPAASLSFLFYTYPAWVAVLATVRGTERLTGPRAAALGLALAGIWVMVGGPRVGSLPPVGVALALVSAMAYALYIPMIGHYQEQMSESIAAVYSALGAGVILLAIDVLTHRATLALHPQTWMAIGAMALWSTAIAFIAFLRGLRVLGPVRTAIVSTVEPFWTALLGTWVLRQPLTPTTLGGGVLIAAAVILLQWRRAAE
- a CDS encoding cation transporter; its protein translation is MEQVTFKIEGMTCHHCVHAVTSRLAKTPGVKVEDVKIGSATVLRDPALATIDQIEEAIADEGYTASVR
- a CDS encoding acyl-CoA dehydrogenase family protein, which encodes MAQAPQSPASEQEARDVAEAARESEWSGPSLVRELFLGRFPLHLIHPYPAPDPDEDARAAPFLAQLRAFLERVDSDMIDRTGEVPEAYVEELRAMGAFGIKIPTEYGGLGLHYSSYVQAIAMVTSKDGSLAALLSAHQSIGLPQPLELFGTDEQKREYFPRLAKGAISAFALTEVDVGSDPANLASHAEPSADGSHWVLNGEKLWCTNGTRAELFVVMARTPDKLVNGKPRRQITAFIVEASWPGVEVVHRCRFMGLKAIENGLIRFTNVQVPRRNILWAEGRGLKLALVTLNTGRLTLPASTVGGSKTMLEVSRRWAMERVQWGQPVGRHEAVAQKIGMMAANTFAMDAVSRLTVAVAERGGYDIRLEAAIAKLYNTEAAWQIVDDALQIRGGRGYETADSLRGRGERPVPVERALRDSRINLIFEGSSEIMRLFIAREAVDHHFKLAFPIVGPGSTPGQRVKAALRAAPFYALWYPGLWLPGLKGYGEFGTLGVHLRFVERRARKLARALFHAMVRYGPRLERKQALLFRGVDIGAELFAMAAACVRANDDARRGNPGAVALADLFCAEASLRVDETFRRFSGPNDAAIYRVSQEVLAGDYAWLEDGVISAWGD